The Rhinatrema bivittatum chromosome 4, aRhiBiv1.1, whole genome shotgun sequence genome window below encodes:
- the LOC115090614 gene encoding stress response protein nst1-like, translating into MPSKGSSRKNRISISSTISSFAEQEAIKQVFKTLQNGRSQMSDHRAGKTKSRKMEEPPTKSKAEDGSREGPALTEPKLVMVVLRPFGLRILRYNPVPAVNASVQHLKKLALKKTPREEKMPERPPRVRIKKPTDSRLESSNSEALKEWLRKKTTLLRRERAAQKKQKRLERRKEEEAIKEKQLRNEESERMVRQWMDRKRQEQKLSSMQSRGSIPDKPRLPPTGRVMSTRVNPESTVSKIVRTERKVANPAESTEPQKSGSDAAEGEGSICETTIKPTKTTLVLPALAPGGNGDLCGA; encoded by the coding sequence ATGCCAAGCAAAGGGTCATCCAGAAAAAACAgaatcagcatttccagtaccaTAAGCTCATTTGCAGAGCAGGAGGCAATAAAGCAAGTCTTCAAAACTTTGCAGAATGGCAGGAGCCAGATGTCAGACCACAGGGCTGGTAAGACTAAGTCAAGGAAAATGGAAGAACCCCCAACTAAAAGCAAAGCTGAAGATGGAAGCAGGGAGGGTCCAGCTCTCACAGAACCAAAATTAGTGATGGTGGTTCTGAGACCATTTGGTCTAAGGATTTTAAGATATAATCCAGTGCCAGCAGTCAATGCGTCTGTCCAGCACCTGAAAAAGCTGGCACTAAAGAAGACACCTAGAGAAGAGAAAATGCCTGAAAGGCCCCCACGGGTGAGAATAAAGAAGCCAACAGACAGCAGGCTGGAAAGCTCCAACAGTGAAGCTCTGAAGGAATGGCTGAGGAAGAAAACAACtctgctgaggagagagagagcagcccagaagaagcagaagaggctggaacgaagaaaagaagaagaagcaatTAAAGAGAAACAGTTAAGAAACGAGGAATCAGAAAGGATGGtgagacagtggatggacaggaaAAGACAAGAGCAGAAATTGAGCAGCATGCAGTCAAGGGGCAGCATCCCTGATAAACCACGTCTTCCACCAACTGGCAGGGTGATGAGCACCAGAGTGAACCCAGAATCAACTGTCAGCAAAATCGTCAGAACAGAAAGAAAGGTTGCAAATCCTGCAGAGAGCACAGAGCCCCAAAAGTCAGGGTCTGATGCAGCTGAAGGGGAAGGAAGCATCTGTGAAACCACCATAAAACCCACAAAGACTACGCTTGTTCTACCGGCACTAGCCCCAGGAGGCAATGGAGATCTCTGTGGCGCGTAA